DNA sequence from the Sinomonas terrae genome:
TGCCCGGCTCATGGGCGCTTGCCTGGCTCATGTGCGCTTGACCCGCTTGGGTGCGCCTGCCCCCGCTTACGTGCGGTCGCCCTGCGGCACTTATGCGGCCCAAGGCGTCAAATGAGGCCTAGGGCGTCAGATGCGGCTACACCCGCTCGAGGATCTCGCGCGTCCGGGCGGTGTCCGGGAGGCAGCCGAAGCCGAGACTTCGGTCGTCGCCCAGCCTGGCGGCCAGAAACGCCTCGGCGACGGACGACGGCGCGTGGCTGACCAGGAGCGCGGCCTCGAGGGCCAACGCGAGCTCCTCCGCGAGGCGCCGAGCCCACGATTGCGCGGCATCGGGTTCGCGCCTCGCGTCCGCCATGAGCGAGAGGGCCCGATTCAGCTGGCGGTCCAGCAGCGGATCGGCTCCGCGCCGGAGTTCGAGTTCGTCCGCGAAGGCCTCGGCGGACTCGGGCTCGCGCGCAAGCGCCCGCAGCACATCCAACGCCACAACATTCCCGGACCCCTCCCAGATCGCCATCACGGGCTGCTCCCGATACCGCATCGCGAGGGGAAAGTCCTCGGTGTAGCCGTTTCCGCCCAGGCATTGAAGAGCCTCGGCGGCGTGCATCGGTCCGCGCTGGCATACCCAGAACTTCGCCACCGCGGTCGCAATCCGGGCGAAGCTGCGCTCGCGCTCGGCGTCATCGGACGGGCTGGGTCCATCGGCGGGCAAAGCCCCCTCGACCCCCTGCCTCGACGTGGCCTCTCGCACCCCAGCCGGCCACGCGACGTCGTCCGCGGCCGCAAGCCGGAGCCCGAGCGCAATGGAGGCCTCGGCCTCGATGGCAAGGTCGGCGAGGACCGCCGCCATGGCCGGCTGGTCTATGAGCAGCTTGCCGAAGGCCCGTCGGTGCCGGGCATGCCACACCGCCTCGGCAACACCCTGCCTCATGCCCGCGGCCGTGCCCAGCACGCAGTCCAAACGGGTCTCGTGCACCATCTCGAGAATCGTCCGGACGCCTCGGCCAGCCTCCCCGATACGCCAGCCGAGTGTCCTCTCGAACTCGACTTCGGCCGACGCATTGGCCCGATTTCCGAGCTTGGACTTGAGCCGCACCAGCCGGAAGGCATTTCGGGTCCCGTCGTCGAGAACTCGTGGGACCAGGAAGCACGAGGGCCCGGTCCGTTCTTGCGCGAGCACGAGGAACGCGTCGCTCATCGGCGCGGAGCAGAACCACTTCTGGCCGGTGATGCGGGCGGTACCGTCACCGGCGTCGAGCGCTCTCGTCGTGTTGGCCCGCACGTCCGAGCCACCCTGTCGTTCGGTCATCGCCATGCCGACCAACGCACCCGGCTTTCCCGCGGCCGGCATGAGACGCGGCTCGTAGCCCGTGCGGTAGAGGAGTGGGAGCCATGAGCGGGCGACGGCGGGCTCTCGGGCGAGCGCGGGCACGGCGGCATGCGTCATGGAGACAGGGCAGGCGTGGCCGGGCTCGGCTTGGGCGAACAGCATGAAGGCAGCTGCCCGCGCCACGTGAGCACCCGCGCGCGGGTCCGCCCACGACGACGTGTGGGCGCCATGCGCGATGGCGTCGCCGAGGATGCGGTGGTAGGCGGGGTGATATTCGACCTCGTCGAGCCGTTCGCCATAGCGGTCGAGGGCGCGGAGCAAGGGAGCGTGGAGATTCGCGAGGCGAGCGTTCTCCTGGAACTCGGCAGAACCAACGAGCCTTCCGATCGAAGCGAGTGCTCCCGCCGCCCACCCGGCGCCGTATCGCCGAACGCCGTCGACTAGGGCGGTGTTCGTCGAGAACTCGTCGATGCCCATTCGGGGAGGCACCTGATTCGCCATCGCGTCCGGCATGCGACCATTGCACACCGCCAGCTGCAGAGGGGCCAGAGGCCGCGCGGCGAGCGTTCTGCGCCCGCGTTCTGCGCCCCGATAGCCTTGGCATCGTGCCGATCCTCAACAAAGACATGACCCTGTGCATCTCGCTCTCGGCGCGCCCGAGCAACAACGGGACGCGGTTCCACAACTTCCTCTACGACGCCCTCGAGCTCAACTGGATCTACAAGGCTTTCGCGCCGACCAACCTCGAACAGGCCATCGCTGGCGTGCGCGGGCTGGGAATCCGAGGATGTGCGATCTCCATGCCCTACAAGGAGAGCGTCATCGCGTTGGTGGACCAGATGGACGCTTCGGCCGCGGCCATCGATTCGGTCAATACGATCGTCAACGACGGCGGAGTCCTCACCGCCTACAACACCGACTACACCGCGATAGCCCAACTCATCGAGTCGAACGGGCTCGACCCCGCGTGGTCGGTGCTTCTCCGCGGTTCGGGCGGCATGGCGAAGGCGACGGCGGCTGCGTTCCGCGACGCAGGTTTCCGCGATGTGACGGTCGTAGCACGGAATGAGGAGACCGGCCAGGCGCTCGCCAGCCTCTACGGATTCCGCTGGAAGGCCGAGCTCGAGGATTCAAACGCGGACGTCCTCGTCAACGTGACTCCCATCGGCATGGCTGGCAGCCCCGACGTCGAATCCTTGGCCTTCCCGGAACCGGCCATCGCGGGTGCCCAAGCGGTCTTCGACGTCGTTGCGGTTCCTGCGGTGACCCCGCTCGTGAAGGCGGGAAGCGCCGCGGGCAAGAAGGTGATCAGCGGCGCCGAGGTCATGACTATCCAAGCGCTCGAACAGTTCGTCCTCTACACGGGGATCCGCCCGACGGAGGCGCAAGTGCGCGCGGCGGAGGAGTTCATGCGGGAGCCCTGAGGGAATCCCGTTCCCTCCGAATCGATCTCGTTGGGTGAACCAACCTCGTTGCGCCGTCACCTTCGCAGGGTGCAACACCCTGCGAAGGTGACGGCGCAACGGTGGGGCGTGGAAGCTCACCAAGCTCAGACGGGCTCGACGACGGCGGCCACCCGATCGTCTCCGATCCGGGTGAGCACGAGCGTGGCTCGCCGGTGGGGCTTCTTCTTGGGCCCCTTCCCCTGGCCGAGGAACAGGAGCTTCCGCAGTTCCTCCGGCGTCACGGAGGTGCCGCGTTTCTTGATGTCGAGCGCCGTGATGCCTTCGTCCCGGACCCACTGCCGCAATGCCCGCACGTTGTACGGCCGCACGTCGAGCACGCGATAGGCCTTCGCGAACGGGGTGGCAACGAGGTTGGGGGCACAGATGTACGCGATGTGGGGGTCCACGAGATGGCCGCCCAGGCGGTCCGCGAGTTCGGCGACGAGCCCAGCCCGGATCACGGCGCCGTCGGGCTCGTAGAGAAACCCTTCGAGCGGGCCCACTTCGGCCCGCACCCCGCCGCCGAAGTCCGTCTCGGCGACGAGCTCGGATGCGGTCTGCCCTGCGAGGACAAGCGCCGCGCGGCGGACGCTCGGCCGCTTGAGCGCATTGAAGTAGAGGCCCACTTCGGCGACCTCGCCGTCGGTAGAGACCCACTGCGCCTCGCACCCCTCCGGCACTGAGGAGTGCGGCAGGCCGGGCCCTAGCTTGACGCCCACCGGCCGGCCCGCATCCGCGAGCTCGGAGACGAAGCTCAGCGGGGGAGAGAACTGCTGGGGGTCCCACAGGCGCGTGGTGCCGGACGTCGTCGTCGTTCGACGCGCGGGATCCAGCCAGACGCCTTCGATCCCCTCGAGCGGGACCGTTTGCGCGTCCTCGTGGACGACGCGGACGTTGGGAAACGGCATGAGGTTGATCGTCGCGCACGCGGCGGTCGTCTCATCGAGTTCGACGGCGGTGACGTCGAGGTCGAGCGATGCCATCGCCATGGCATCGGCACCCAGCCCGCACCCGAGGTCCGCGACGCTGCGTACGTCGGCGTCGACGAAGCGCCGCGCGTGGCGGGCCGCGATGCTCAGGCGCGTAGCCTGCTCGAGGCCGGCGCGTGTGAACAGCATGTGGCGGGAGAACTCGCCGAACTTCGCCTCTGCCTTGACCCTCAGCCGAGCCTGGCTCAAGACGGCCGAGACAAGCTCGGGTGCGTGGCCGGCCTTGCGGAGCCGAGCGGTGATCGCGAGTGCGTCCTCTTCCCGATACGGGCCGAGCGAGTTGAGGAGGGCCCAGCCTTCCGAGGTCAGCAGTGGCGCGAGCTGCTCGGCGGCGTGGGGGTCCTGAGCCATGGATCAAGCCTAGTTCACCCTCCACGGGTCCGAGCTGAGAGCAGCTGTTCCGGATATGGTGGAGGTATGGAGACGACGCCTGCTGACGCTTCGCCCGCCGCCAACCACCGGGGACTCTC
Encoded proteins:
- a CDS encoding acyl-CoA dehydrogenase family protein, coding for MPDAMANQVPPRMGIDEFSTNTALVDGVRRYGAGWAAGALASIGRLVGSAEFQENARLANLHAPLLRALDRYGERLDEVEYHPAYHRILGDAIAHGAHTSSWADPRAGAHVARAAAFMLFAQAEPGHACPVSMTHAAVPALAREPAVARSWLPLLYRTGYEPRLMPAAGKPGALVGMAMTERQGGSDVRANTTRALDAGDGTARITGQKWFCSAPMSDAFLVLAQERTGPSCFLVPRVLDDGTRNAFRLVRLKSKLGNRANASAEVEFERTLGWRIGEAGRGVRTILEMVHETRLDCVLGTAAGMRQGVAEAVWHARHRRAFGKLLIDQPAMAAVLADLAIEAEASIALGLRLAAADDVAWPAGVREATSRQGVEGALPADGPSPSDDAERERSFARIATAVAKFWVCQRGPMHAAEALQCLGGNGYTEDFPLAMRYREQPVMAIWEGSGNVVALDVLRALAREPESAEAFADELELRRGADPLLDRQLNRALSLMADARREPDAAQSWARRLAEELALALEAALLVSHAPSSVAEAFLAARLGDDRSLGFGCLPDTARTREILERV
- a CDS encoding shikimate 5-dehydrogenase, which encodes MPILNKDMTLCISLSARPSNNGTRFHNFLYDALELNWIYKAFAPTNLEQAIAGVRGLGIRGCAISMPYKESVIALVDQMDASAAAIDSVNTIVNDGGVLTAYNTDYTAIAQLIESNGLDPAWSVLLRGSGGMAKATAAAFRDAGFRDVTVVARNEETGQALASLYGFRWKAELEDSNADVLVNVTPIGMAGSPDVESLAFPEPAIAGAQAVFDVVAVPAVTPLVKAGSAAGKKVISGAEVMTIQALEQFVLYTGIRPTEAQVRAAEEFMREP
- a CDS encoding class I SAM-dependent methyltransferase — protein: MAQDPHAAEQLAPLLTSEGWALLNSLGPYREEDALAITARLRKAGHAPELVSAVLSQARLRVKAEAKFGEFSRHMLFTRAGLEQATRLSIAARHARRFVDADVRSVADLGCGLGADAMAMASLDLDVTAVELDETTAACATINLMPFPNVRVVHEDAQTVPLEGIEGVWLDPARRTTTTSGTTRLWDPQQFSPPLSFVSELADAGRPVGVKLGPGLPHSSVPEGCEAQWVSTDGEVAEVGLYFNALKRPSVRRAALVLAGQTASELVAETDFGGGVRAEVGPLEGFLYEPDGAVIRAGLVAELADRLGGHLVDPHIAYICAPNLVATPFAKAYRVLDVRPYNVRALRQWVRDEGITALDIKKRGTSVTPEELRKLLFLGQGKGPKKKPHRRATLVLTRIGDDRVAAVVEPV